One segment of Candidatus Hydrogenedentota bacterium DNA contains the following:
- the phoU gene encoding phosphate signaling complex protein PhoU has product MSIHLEKAIKSLKKNILVLGGRVEENVRLAVQSVIARDGEVAKQTIANDDAIDQLEVDIEEECLKTLALYQPVAINLRFIIAVLKINNDLERIGDEAVNIAERGLYLSEQPPVKVHLDFASMADKVQDMLKWSLDSLVNLSPGLARKVCADDDAVDALNREMYGLVKQSMHEHPGDIDSLSHLLSVSRHLERIADLATNISEDVIYLVEGAIVRHRPEDYLADAARES; this is encoded by the coding sequence ATGTCAATACATCTGGAGAAGGCGATCAAGAGCCTCAAGAAGAACATTCTTGTGCTGGGCGGGCGCGTTGAAGAGAACGTCCGGCTCGCGGTGCAATCGGTGATCGCACGCGACGGCGAAGTGGCGAAGCAGACCATTGCCAACGACGACGCCATTGATCAACTCGAGGTGGATATCGAGGAAGAGTGTCTCAAGACTCTGGCTCTCTACCAGCCGGTTGCGATCAATTTGCGCTTCATCATCGCCGTTCTCAAAATCAACAACGATCTCGAGCGGATCGGGGATGAGGCCGTGAACATCGCGGAGCGCGGCCTGTACCTTTCCGAACAGCCGCCGGTGAAGGTGCATCTCGATTTTGCGTCGATGGCGGACAAGGTGCAAGACATGCTCAAGTGGAGCCTTGATTCGCTCGTGAATCTGTCGCCCGGCCTGGCGCGCAAGGTATGCGCCGATGACGACGCAGTAGACGCCCTGAACCGGGAAATGTACGGGCTGGTGAAGCAGAGCATGCATGAGCACCCCGGCGATATCGACTCGCTCAGCCACCTGCTGAGCGTTTCGCGGCATCTCGAACGAATCGCCGACTTGGCGACGAATATCTCGGAAGACGTCATTTATCTGGTCGAGGGGGCTATTGTCCGGCACCGCCCCGAGGATTACCTCGCGGATGCCGCCCGGGAGTCGTAG